One Bosea sp. 124 genomic window, CATCGCGATCGAGGGCGGGATCAGGATGCCGAGCGTCGCGCCGGCGGCGACGACGCCATAAGTCAGGCGCGGGCTGTAGCCGCGCCGGACCATCTCGGGCGCGGCGACCGAGCCGAGCGTCGCGGCCGTGGCCAGGCTGGAGCCGCAGACGGCCGCGAAGGTGGCTGAGGCCGCGACGCTGGCATGGGCGAGGCCGCCCGGCGTCTTGCCGAACCAGGTGACCAGCGCATCGAAGAGTTCGGTGGTGATGCCGCTGCGGACCAGCAGCGCACCCATCAGCACGAAGCTCGGCACGGCGGTCAGCGTGAAGCTGTTGATGCTGGTCCAGGAGCGGTCGGCCAGGACTGGCAACTGCGTCTGCGGCAGCAGGAAATAGAGGCCGAGCAGACCGACGAGCCCCATCGCGAAGGCGACGCGCACTCCGGCGAAGAGCAGCACCAGCAAGGTGAGGCCGAGCAGGCTGCCGAGCCAGAGCAGCGAGGTTCCGCGCGAATAATAGAAGATCAGGGCCAGTCCGCCGAAGGCGATCACGGTCGCCGCCGCGATGCGCCAGCCGCTCCAGGCGACCATTGCGACGACGATGGCGGCGCAGATCAGGATGGAGCCCCAGTCGAAGCGGGTGCCGGGAATGCGCCAGTCCGACCGGCCCATGAACGCGAGGGCGAGCATCAGCGACAGGGCCACGGCGGGGACGATCCATTGCGCGGCGACCGAGCGCGGCGGCCGCAGTTCGTGCAGGTCGCGCAGGATCGCAGCCGCGAACAGGATCAGCCCCAGCGTCATCGGGATCTGGGGCATCCATTGCGGCGTGCCGAGCAGGCCCCAGTCGCGGGCGCCATGGACATATTCGAGGAAGGTGAAGCGCGCCGTGTGCCAGGCGGCGAAGACGACGAAGACGAGGCCGAGCCAGAGCGTCACCAGTTCGAGGCGGGTGCGCCAGGGCTTCGAGACAGAATCGACGAGAATCTCGACCTGGATATGAGCGTTGGCGCGCTGGGCCGGCGCCATGCCGAAGAAGACGATGGCGACGAAGAGATAGGTGCCGATCTCAGTCACCCAGCTCGTCGGCTCGTTGAAGACATAGCGCGAGATCACCTCGAAGACGACGATGCCCGTCATCACCACGAGCGCGAGCGCGCCGACGAAGCCGCCGAGATCGGAGAGCCGGTCAATGCCGCGGATCACCGGGGAGCGGGGTTCCGCAGGGGGGTGCAACATTCCCGTCGCCACCATCGCGTCGGCCATAGGCGTATCTCCCGAAATCCTTGTTGGGATCGCGTTAGCACAGCGTCTGATTGACATGCAATCCTACTGTCATATTGTATGATTGGATGACGGGTCGCAAGATCGATGATCGATCGACCGGCGGTCAGCCACAGGCGGGCGCAACGTTCCGCCGCCGAATTTCGTATCCACGGGAGGATTTTATGCTGATTTCCACTCAGGCGGCCGAGTCAGGCCGCAGCCGTCGCCTGCTTGCCGCGCTTCTCGGCGCGGCCTTCACCTTCGTCGCCCCGGCGCTGGCCCAGGCCCCGAAGATCGACCTGACGATGGGCATCATCGTCTCGCCGGGCGATGCCTATTCGGCGATGACCGCGAGCGTGCCCGAGCGCATCGCCAAGGCAACGAATGGCCGCGTCTCGGTGACCGTCAGCGATTCCCTCGTCGCCCCGGCCCAGATCGCATCCTCCGTGCGTGACGGCCGCCTGCCGATGTCGGCTGCGCTCCACACCTATCTCGCCGCCGACGAGCCCCGCATGGGCATCTTCAACCTGCCCGGGCTGATCAACAATATCGAGGAATACCAGAAGGTGCGCGACGCCTTCTGGGCCAAGGACGTCGCCAGTATCTGGGCGGAGAAGTGGGGTGCGGTGGTGCTGGCGGAGGGCGCCTGGTGTCCGACCCGGCTGTTCTCGAAGACACCGATCCGCACCGTCGAGGATTTCAAGAACAAGCGCCTGCGCGTGCACAACCCGCAGACGGCTGCCCAGATGAACGCGCTCGGCGCCAAGCCGACGCCGATGGCGCCGACGGAGATCATGCCGGCGCTGGAGCGCGGCGTCATCGACGGCGTCTTCATCTCGACCTGCGTCGGCGGCGCGATGGAGTTCTGGCGGCTGGCCAAAAATGTCCAGGACTGGGGCGTCGGCGCCATCACCGGCTGGGCCATCCTGATCAACAAGGCGGAATGGGAGGGCATGCCGGCCGATGTCCGCGCGCAGGTGAAGGGCGCCATGGACGGCCTGCAGAAGGACGCCTTCGGCACCTACAACGCCTTCGTCCAGGCCGCGCTCGACAACATGAAGAAGAACGGCGTCGAGCCGTGGACCGCCTCGGAAGCGGAGCGGGCAGCGCTCAACGACCCGAAATTCGCCAAGGCGGCCTATGACAGCTGGCTCGGGCGCGCCAAGGAGGTCGGCTTCGACGGTCCGGCCTATGTCAACCAGGTGCGGCAGGCGCTGGGCAAGCCGGCGCTGTAATCGGCCAAGATGAGCCCGGTCGGGCATGGGCCTCGCGCCCGTGCCCGACCGCTCTGGCGGCGGGCAGGCCCGATGACCGGCCCGCTTGGGATCACGATCCCGAAAACGGCGGCCGCCGTTCAGCCGGGCTCATCACCTAAGTCATTGTTCTGGAAGCCGTTTCAGATTTTAACGCGAAACGTTCCAAATCGTCCGGCTAGGATATTGCTTGCGAATGTGACAATGGCTTTTGGAGCGTCGGGACAGGAGCATGTCAGCGGTGATGAATGATGCGGCGTTTCCGGAGCGTGACTTCCGCGTCGAGCGCGTGGCTGCACCGCTGCGCCACAGCGTTACCGAGAACATCCGCTACGCCATCGCCACCGGGCGCTTCAAGGGCGGCGAACGCCTGCCCGAGCGCGAACTCTGCGAACTGACGGGCGTCAGCCGCACCCTCATCCGCGAGGCGCTGCGCCAGCTCGAATCGGAGGGGCTGATCGAGGTCGTGCCGCATCGCGGCCCGGTCGTCGCGACGCTCTCGGCAGACCAGGCCCGCGACATCTACGAGGTCCGCATCCTGCTCGAAGGGCTGGCCTGCAAGCTCTTCGCCGAAAAGGCGACCGAGGCGCAACGCACGGCGCTGAAGCAGGCGTTCGAGCGGCTGCGCGCCTCCTTCGACATCCCCGACCCGATGGCGCGCCTCGACGCCAAGAACAGGTTCTACGACGGCCTGATCGAGGGCTCGGGCAATGGTGCGCTGGGGCTGAGCCTCAAGATGCTCAATGCCCGGATCATGCTGCTGCGGGCGACATCCCTGCAGGCTCCCGGGCGCAGCCGCGAGAGCATGCGCGAACTGACCGAGCTGATGGACGCGCTGATGTCGGGCGATGGCGAGGCCGCCCGGCTGGCGGCGACGCGGCATGTCGAAAGCGCCGCCCGCGCCGCCATGGGCTTCCTCAAGGGCTGACGGCGCGGTTGCGCGCCGAGCCCGCCCACCTCAGGCCGCGGCGAATGCCGCGTTGATGAGCGCCTGCGCCTCGTCCTGGATGCGGCGCAGATGGGCGTCGTCGCGGAAGCTCTCGGCGTAGATCTTGTAGACCTCCTCCGTCCCGGAAGGCCTTGCGCAGAACCAGCCGTCAGCCGTCGCCACCTTGACGCCACCGATCGCGGCGCCATTGCCCGGCGCCTCGTTGATGACGGCCGTGATCGGCTCGCCGGCGAGCGTCCCGGTCCTGATCTGCGCACGCGACAGCGTCTTGAGCACCGCCTTCTGCTCGCGGGTGGCCGCGGCATCGACGCGGGCATAGCGCGGCTCGCCCAGCTGCTTCGTCAGCCCGGCATAGCGCTGGCCGGGATCCGAGCCGGTGACGGCGGTGATCTCGGCTGCGAGCAGACCCAGGATCAGACCGTCCTTGTCGGTGCTCCAGCTCGTGCCGTCATGGCGCAGGAAGGAGGCGCCGGCGCTCTCCTCGCCGCCGAAGCCGAAGCTGCCATCCGAGAGGCCGTCGACGAACCATTTGAAGCCGACCGGCACCTCGACCAGCCGGCGCCCGAGCTTGGCCGCGACGCGATCGATCATCGCGCTGCTGACGACGGTCTTGCCGATGGCGGCGTCGCTGCGCCAGCCCGGACGGTGGGTGAAGAGATAGTCGATCGAGGTCGCGAGGTAGTGGTTCGGGTTCATCAATCCGCTGCTGCGGGTGACGATGCCATGCCGGTCGGCGTCGGTATCGTTGGCGAAGGCGACGTCGAAGCGGTCCTTCATGCCGATCAGGCTGGTCATCGCATAGGGCGAGGAGCAGTCCATCCGGATCTTGCCGTCCCAGTCGGCGCTCATGAAGCCAAACGTTGGATCGAGCGTGGTGTCGACCACCGTCGCGTTGAGGCGGTAGCGCTCGATGATCGGCGCGTAATAGTCGAGGCCGGCGCCGCCGAGCGGATCGATGCCGATGCTGACGCCGGACGAGCGGATCGCCTCCATGTCGACCACGGCGGCGAGATCCTCGACATAGGCCGCCAGATAGCCGTGGCGCCGGACAAAGCCGGAGGCCAACGCCTTCGCATAGGGCATGCGCCGGATGCCGGCGAGCCCGCCCGCCATCAGCTCATTGG contains:
- a CDS encoding TRAP transporter large permease subunit, with the protein product MADAMVATGMLHPPAEPRSPVIRGIDRLSDLGGFVGALALVVMTGIVVFEVISRYVFNEPTSWVTEIGTYLFVAIVFFGMAPAQRANAHIQVEILVDSVSKPWRTRLELVTLWLGLVFVVFAAWHTARFTFLEYVHGARDWGLLGTPQWMPQIPMTLGLILFAAAILRDLHELRPPRSVAAQWIVPAVALSLMLALAFMGRSDWRIPGTRFDWGSILICAAIVVAMVAWSGWRIAAATVIAFGGLALIFYYSRGTSLLWLGSLLGLTLLVLLFAGVRVAFAMGLVGLLGLYFLLPQTQLPVLADRSWTSINSFTLTAVPSFVLMGALLVRSGITTELFDALVTWFGKTPGGLAHASVAASATFAAVCGSSLATAATLGSVAAPEMVRRGYSPRLTYGVVAAGATLGILIPPSIAMIIYGNVVGVAVTQLFLAGIIPGLLLSALFMVTVFVWGLVSPSAIPKGESYAWSRKLSSTVGVLPFLVLIAAVLGSLYLGIATPTEAGAIGAVAALGMALKRRRLDWDAFYACLIDTVKVTAFIMLIVVGAAIMSWVFDYLRLPRAMVQLVTDANLAPWLVFAIIVGIYLILGCFIESIAMMLMTLSVTFPVIVSIGLDPIWFGVVLVLLVEIGLVTPPVGLVLFVLKGMSNDVSLRDISYGVIPYIFVMLSFIWLLYFFPGIVTWLPQQVG
- the dctP gene encoding TRAP transporter substrate-binding protein DctP, which produces MLISTQAAESGRSRRLLAALLGAAFTFVAPALAQAPKIDLTMGIIVSPGDAYSAMTASVPERIAKATNGRVSVTVSDSLVAPAQIASSVRDGRLPMSAALHTYLAADEPRMGIFNLPGLINNIEEYQKVRDAFWAKDVASIWAEKWGAVVLAEGAWCPTRLFSKTPIRTVEDFKNKRLRVHNPQTAAQMNALGAKPTPMAPTEIMPALERGVIDGVFISTCVGGAMEFWRLAKNVQDWGVGAITGWAILINKAEWEGMPADVRAQVKGAMDGLQKDAFGTYNAFVQAALDNMKKNGVEPWTASEAERAALNDPKFAKAAYDSWLGRAKEVGFDGPAYVNQVRQALGKPAL
- a CDS encoding GntR family transcriptional regulator, translating into MSAVMNDAAFPERDFRVERVAAPLRHSVTENIRYAIATGRFKGGERLPERELCELTGVSRTLIREALRQLESEGLIEVVPHRGPVVATLSADQARDIYEVRILLEGLACKLFAEKATEAQRTALKQAFERLRASFDIPDPMARLDAKNRFYDGLIEGSGNGALGLSLKMLNARIMLLRATSLQAPGRSRESMRELTELMDALMSGDGEAARLAATRHVESAARAAMGFLKG
- the pgm gene encoding phosphoglucomutase (alpha-D-glucose-1,6-bisphosphate-dependent), which gives rise to MTSTISPLAGKPLDPSLLVDVAKLTKAYFDRPDPAEAAQRVAFGTSGHRGSSFLLSFNEAHILAIAQAICLYRTENGIDGPLFLGIDTHALSRPAFETALEVFAANGVVAMVDEHLRFTPTPVISHAIIGHNRGRGAGLADGVVISPSHNPPADGGFKYNMPHGGPADTDATGWIERKANELMAGGLAGIRRMPYAKALASGFVRRHGYLAAYVEDLAAVVDMEAIRSSGVSIGIDPLGGAGLDYYAPIIERYRLNATVVDTTLDPTFGFMSADWDGKIRMDCSSPYAMTSLIGMKDRFDVAFANDTDADRHGIVTRSSGLMNPNHYLATSIDYLFTHRPGWRSDAAIGKTVVSSAMIDRVAAKLGRRLVEVPVGFKWFVDGLSDGSFGFGGEESAGASFLRHDGTSWSTDKDGLILGLLAAEITAVTGSDPGQRYAGLTKQLGEPRYARVDAAATREQKAVLKTLSRAQIRTGTLAGEPITAVINEAPGNGAAIGGVKVATADGWFCARPSGTEEVYKIYAESFRDDAHLRRIQDEAQALINAAFAAA